A single genomic interval of Nitrospiria bacterium harbors:
- a CDS encoding thioredoxin domain-containing protein, whose protein sequence is MRPRLIKLFFVIFSAVTAISTGALSPIQIDADQTSPYRILNEPSTHTAGKVRMEIFVDFYCPHCHHFESMVLPELKREFGDKLEVSNVGFPVIRNKPSMPFELYEAARGEGRGDIMAGVLFRVLQDERLNILDPSVEDKVIQEAGMNPEVMKNQIASGEPKRKLEEGVSRANRYGVHSTPTVLLDGYVLSDVPTAENLRPLVQKLLAGERL, encoded by the coding sequence ATGAGACCAAGGCTGATTAAACTCTTCTTCGTCATTTTTTCGGCCGTGACCGCTATTTCAACGGGGGCATTATCACCGATTCAAATAGATGCGGACCAGACCTCTCCCTATCGGATTTTGAACGAACCGTCCACGCACACCGCCGGCAAAGTGCGGATGGAAATCTTCGTCGATTTTTACTGTCCTCATTGCCATCACTTTGAATCCATGGTGCTTCCGGAATTGAAACGGGAATTTGGAGACAAATTGGAAGTGAGCAATGTGGGATTTCCCGTGATTCGCAACAAACCCAGCATGCCGTTCGAACTGTATGAGGCTGCGCGAGGGGAGGGCCGGGGGGATATCATGGCCGGCGTTCTTTTTCGGGTGCTGCAAGATGAGCGCCTGAATATTCTCGATCCCTCGGTGGAGGACAAAGTGATTCAGGAGGCGGGCATGAATCCGGAGGTCATGAAGAATCAAATCGCCTCGGGGGAGCCGAAACGTAAATTGGAAGAAGGGGTCTCGAGGGCCAACCGCTACGGAGTGCATTCCACGCCGACCGTGTTATTGGACGGCTATGTGTTGTCCGACGTCCCTACGGCGGAGAATCTTCGCCCCCTTGTTCAAAAACTATTGGCAGGAGAGAGGCTGTAG
- a CDS encoding TonB-dependent receptor has protein sequence MICIRSTGPIAVICLLLSVLPSLSIAEEVPQLQETTSSEDTTTTDKSTEANETPEAPTTTKANEPVTLGEISIVSTRPQEGPQGTAITTAPREEMDLRPTRNFLESLQAIPGITTQQGNGPRDFNISIRGFGAKTSFGIRNVKMYEDGISQTQSDGLSRLDLHDPWFMQSVEVLRGPSSSLYDNYALGGVLFFRTRRGSDLMGTEGDVTLGSFGYRKYALAYGTDTPNTDVALFGSAVHEDGFVQHSDYNTTTENLNFRDHIDEHQDIYFKAINNYINADVPTRLTLNQFNADPRQAGGLGTRTAESLDQGREDRRTVLGTLYEREIRSDTILTMEGDFDLKDINQTFNQITANVNPNFKYYGNLRHDGSLLGAPLHSTVGLFVNYMEQEGQTFQNLNDFYGTRGVLLQNTHGSITNVGGRFREEWEFVPHLTAAAGLGVEKSKVKADVINYTSAGAVNNRVSPDQTYWNYAPELSLTHHTDQGAKQWIRASTGYAIPGISNLTTDLTGGPGINTDLKSQTNLGFELGSDTPIGSILSLQLTGFWTNFKNEIISQSTAIGSYSINADRSRYRGVEAGATVKPFEGARITGAYTYLDATYQRFEDQYLVSGVPTVFNRDGKEVPSVVKSLLYVQAAYDHRSGLGAWVETTRAGDYFADNANTLETPGYIVANANIHYLRSFSSTGTIRFFKTFVEMDNLFDRKYIGSTAVVSDSPCGATPTSNCMAQNGQAFFTGNGRGVYAGATVGF, from the coding sequence ATGATCTGTATCCGAAGTACAGGCCCTATCGCTGTTATCTGTTTATTGTTATCGGTGCTTCCGTCGTTGTCCATAGCGGAGGAAGTGCCCCAGCTGCAGGAGACCACCTCATCAGAGGACACAACAACAACTGACAAATCGACTGAAGCGAACGAAACACCGGAAGCCCCAACAACCACCAAAGCCAACGAACCAGTCACTTTGGGCGAAATAAGCATCGTCAGCACCCGTCCTCAGGAGGGGCCGCAAGGGACAGCGATCACCACAGCGCCGCGCGAAGAGATGGACCTTCGGCCGACACGAAACTTCCTCGAATCGCTGCAGGCCATACCTGGGATCACCACCCAGCAAGGGAATGGACCGCGAGATTTCAACATATCTATCCGCGGCTTCGGGGCAAAAACCTCGTTCGGAATCCGCAACGTCAAAATGTATGAGGACGGCATCTCTCAGACCCAGTCCGACGGTTTGTCGCGGCTCGACCTGCACGATCCCTGGTTCATGCAAAGCGTGGAGGTGCTTCGGGGTCCCTCCTCTTCGCTGTATGACAACTACGCGCTCGGCGGCGTCCTTTTTTTCAGAACGCGCCGAGGGAGCGACCTGATGGGGACCGAAGGGGACGTGACCTTAGGCTCCTTCGGCTACCGAAAATACGCGCTTGCCTACGGCACGGATACACCGAATACGGATGTGGCCCTGTTCGGGAGCGCCGTCCACGAGGATGGGTTTGTCCAACACAGCGATTACAACACCACCACGGAAAACCTGAACTTCCGCGACCACATCGACGAACATCAGGATATCTACTTCAAAGCGATTAATAACTATATCAATGCCGACGTTCCGACTCGCCTTACTTTAAATCAATTTAATGCCGATCCGCGCCAGGCAGGCGGACTGGGAACCCGGACGGCGGAATCGTTGGACCAGGGGAGGGAGGATCGCCGTACGGTCCTGGGGACCCTCTACGAGCGGGAGATCAGAAGCGATACCATCCTGACAATGGAAGGCGATTTCGATTTAAAAGACATCAATCAAACATTCAATCAGATCACGGCGAACGTCAATCCCAACTTCAAATATTATGGGAACCTGCGGCACGACGGTTCCCTGCTCGGAGCGCCGCTGCACAGCACCGTTGGACTTTTCGTCAACTATATGGAACAGGAAGGCCAGACATTCCAGAATCTGAATGATTTCTATGGCACACGCGGTGTGCTCCTTCAGAACACTCACGGCTCGATCACGAACGTCGGAGGACGGTTCCGGGAGGAGTGGGAATTCGTTCCCCACTTGACCGCCGCAGCCGGTCTCGGTGTCGAAAAGTCGAAAGTAAAGGCGGATGTCATCAACTACACGAGCGCCGGAGCGGTGAATAACCGCGTTTCGCCAGACCAGACCTACTGGAATTATGCGCCGGAACTCTCGCTCACACACCACACCGACCAGGGGGCCAAACAATGGATCCGGGCCTCAACCGGCTATGCCATCCCCGGCATCAGCAACCTGACCACCGATCTGACCGGCGGGCCCGGCATCAACACCGACCTGAAGTCTCAGACCAATCTTGGGTTTGAACTCGGGTCCGATACTCCGATCGGGTCGATCCTCTCTTTGCAATTGACCGGGTTCTGGACCAACTTTAAAAACGAGATCATTTCGCAAAGCACTGCCATCGGCAGTTATTCGATCAATGCGGATCGGTCCCGTTATCGGGGCGTCGAAGCTGGCGCCACAGTGAAACCGTTCGAAGGGGCGCGCATCACCGGCGCCTATACTTACTTGGACGCCACTTACCAGCGGTTTGAGGACCAGTATCTCGTTAGCGGCGTCCCCACCGTTTTCAACCGGGACGGGAAAGAGGTGCCCTCTGTTGTGAAAAGCCTGCTCTATGTGCAGGCCGCGTACGATCATCGATCCGGTCTCGGCGCCTGGGTGGAGACAACACGGGCCGGCGACTACTTCGCCGACAACGCCAATACGCTGGAGACACCTGGATACATCGTGGCGAACGCGAACATCCACTACCTCCGATCTTTTTCTTCCACCGGCACCATCCGCTTTTTTAAGACGTTTGTCGAAATGGACAACCTCTTCGATCGGAAGTACATCGGATCGACGGCAGTTGTTTCGGACTCGCCGTGCGGCGCCACGCCCACGTCAAACTGCATGGCTCAGAATGGCCAGGCGTTCTTTACGGGCAATGGCCGCGGAGTGTATGCTGGCGCGACGGTCGGCTTCTAG